One part of the Schistocerca piceifrons isolate TAMUIC-IGC-003096 chromosome 2, iqSchPice1.1, whole genome shotgun sequence genome encodes these proteins:
- the LOC124777880 gene encoding defensin-1-like gives MKTSIVVLLFALLTIASIASCSSAPAEEEHHGDRHVRFTCDALSGLGVADSACAVRCVAMNRGYHGGHCKGGVCHCRK, from the exons ATGAAGACTTCCATCGTTGTCTTGTTATTCGCACTGCTCACAATTGCCAGCATTGCCTCTTGTTCCTCAG CACCAGCCGAGGAGGAGCACCACGGCGACCGCCACGTGCGCTTCACGTGTGACGCGCTGAGCGGTTTGGGCGTGGCAGACTCGGCGTGCGCCGTCCGCTGCGTCGCGATGAACAGAGGCTACCATGGCGGACACTGCAAAGGGGGCGTCTGCCACTGCCGCAAGTAG